In a genomic window of Actinomycetes bacterium:
- a CDS encoding cyclic nucleotide-binding domain-containing protein: protein MTHPSGDDLLRAPLLAGLSSDQRSALAEYFDVEEHDAGRHLVSEGRAGYAFYVLEQGQATVTQDGQELRVLGPGDFFGEIAIIGEGRRTATVTAREPVVV from the coding sequence ATGACCCACCCCAGCGGAGACGACCTGCTGCGCGCGCCCCTGCTCGCGGGCCTCTCATCCGACCAGCGGAGCGCCCTCGCCGAGTACTTCGACGTCGAGGAGCACGACGCCGGTCGCCACCTGGTCAGCGAGGGACGGGCCGGGTACGCCTTCTATGTCCTCGAGCAGGGCCAGGCGACCGTCACCCAAGACGGTCAGGAGCTGCGCGTCCTCGGCCCCGGCGACTTCTTCGGAGAGATCGCCATCATCGGCGAGGGCAGGCGCACCGCGACGGTGACCGCCCGCGAACCAGTCGTGGTGTGA
- a CDS encoding Chromate resistance protein ChrB has protein sequence MPSEPTRLRATVWRRLKSLGAVYLQSSAAVLPAGKSAEHALRRLRREILEMQGTAVLLSCSALLGERDIRALFEAARDSEYEEILDKCQDFHAGLDKEYVAEHFTYGELEENEVELVKLRNWFAKVESRDVFGAPGQAAARQALDECEHALEQYAVRVYAEEGDGG, from the coding sequence GTGCCGTCGGAGCCGACGCGGCTGCGGGCGACGGTGTGGCGGCGGTTGAAGTCGCTGGGCGCGGTGTATCTGCAGAGTTCCGCGGCGGTCCTGCCGGCTGGGAAGTCGGCCGAGCACGCGCTGCGGCGGTTGCGCCGGGAGATCCTCGAGATGCAGGGCACCGCTGTGCTGCTGTCGTGCTCGGCGCTGCTGGGGGAGCGGGACATCCGGGCGCTGTTCGAGGCGGCCCGCGACAGCGAGTACGAGGAGATCCTGGACAAGTGCCAGGACTTCCACGCCGGGTTGGATAAGGAGTACGTCGCGGAGCACTTCACCTACGGTGAGCTGGAAGAGAACGAGGTGGAGCTGGTGAAGTTGCGCAACTGGTTCGCCAAGGTGGAGAGCCGCGACGTGTTCGGGGCCCCCGGGCAGGCCGCGGCCAGGCAGGCGCTGGACGAGTGCGAGCACGCGCTCGAGCAGTACGCCGTCCGGGTCTACGCCGAGGAGGGGGACGGCGGCTGA